The Chitinophagales bacterium region GCAAGGCTTACTATCGTCAGGCATTTATACTGATCCCCGATATTTTGCCAGGATTGGCCGCCATTTGTGCTTTTCCACAATCCTCCGGAAACACCCGCGGCAAAAACTACATTTGCATTTTTTGCATCAAATAGAATGGCTCGGGTTCGTCCACCGACATTGTCAGGTCCCATCTCCTGCCACTGAATGCCAAGGCTGCGGGAAGAGACCAACGTCTCTGCAGCATTATAAGCTCTTACTTCGTCGTTTAGATCTAATTTACCGGTTATTTGATTTGCCCGAATACGGTACATGTAATCGATATAGCCGCGCGCATCCTGAGTCTCATTCTGTTCAGAATCCAAACTTATTTTCTGGAACATGTACATTAATGAGGTTAAGGTTAACGCAATAAATAATCCTGTGAGTAATGGTATTCTCATGGTTTGGTTGTAGGTGTAAGTCGCTAAATTAGAAAAGATTCTTCCAAAAGAAATATTAATCCTTTATCACGGGTCACAGCTTTGTAAAAGGAAATATTTATGCAAGATGTCGTTCGGCATGGTAAGACGACCGCACTAAAGGACCACTTTCAATATATTTAAATCCCCTGGATATGCCTGCTAATCTATATTCCAAAAAAATATCCGGATGAATCCATTCAATAACTTCCAGGTGATTTTTTGTCGGTTGAAGATATTGCCCAATCGTCATTATATCACACCCCCACTCTAAAAGATCATCCATAACCTTAAATACTTCGTCCCGGGTTTCTCCAAGGCCGGCCATAATGCCCGATTTTGTTCTAATGCCCCCATCTTTTAATCTTTTTATTACTGAAAGTGAGCGATCATATTTCGCCTGAGGACGCACTTTTCTATATAAGCGGGGAATGGTTTCCATGTTATGCGAAACTACCTCTGGGGCTGCTTCTATCATTTTATCTATGCTCGCCGTATTTCCTTTAAAATCCGGAATCAGTGTTTCCAAAGTTGTTCCCGGACTTAAGGTGCGTACTGCCTTAACTGTAGCTGCCCAAATATCTGCACCGCCATCTTTTAATTCATCCCTGTTCACGGAAGTGATCACCGCATGCTTAACACCCATCAGCTTTATTGCTTCTGCAACACGCAGCGGTTCATCCCAATCCAGTTCTGTGGGCATCCCTGTAGCCACAGCACAAAACCCACAGGAACGCGTGCAAACATTCCCAAGAATCATAAAAGTAGCTGTACCAGCTCCCCAGCATTCCCCCATATTAGGACAATTACCACTTTCACATATCGTATGAAGTTTATATTGATCTACCAGGCTCCTTACATGGCGGTAATTTTCACCAGTGGGTAATTTAACTCTGAGCCAATCCGGTTTTTTTAACCGGGGTGGTTTTGACGAAAGAA contains the following coding sequences:
- the lipA gene encoding lipoyl synthase translates to MEANILSSKPPRLKKPDWLRVKLPTGENYRHVRSLVDQYKLHTICESGNCPNMGECWGAGTATFMILGNVCTRSCGFCAVATGMPTELDWDEPLRVAEAIKLMGVKHAVITSVNRDELKDGGADIWAATVKAVRTLSPGTTLETLIPDFKGNTASIDKMIEAAPEVVSHNMETIPRLYRKVRPQAKYDRSLSVIKRLKDGGIRTKSGIMAGLGETRDEVFKVMDDLLEWGCDIMTIGQYLQPTKNHLEVIEWIHPDIFLEYRLAGISRGFKYIESGPLVRSSYHAERHLA